A region from the Dehalococcoidales bacterium genome encodes:
- a CDS encoding recombinase family protein — MDSETRKTALYARVSSDKQDTDLSISAQLRAIREYAVKNGYSIVREFIDEAESGRTASRPAFKEMIALARTKNPPFSAILVWKLNRFARSRADSVTYKTLLRNKGIEVISINEPMDDSPSGRLLEGVIESIDEFYSANLGQDIKRGMRENASRGFYNGSRPPYGYHRVTVKDGDRMRNKLEPDPEDSVTLQTVKRIFDMASRDIGCKEIAKTLNHEGLRTTAGQRWGRTTIYKILSNEAYTGTLVWGGRQGYPAVRSGEPPVRVANAWPAIIDVQTFKFVQSKMASKRPQVTHPRTVPSFYLLSGMMFCRCGAAMTGHSAKSKRHFYYLCSRGFKQGKEACDARMLPKEKLERQVIEELRSRVLSDEHMEELVMITNEEMRSAASGFKESLDVIDAELRDVRARLARLYDALETGKIDLDDVSSRIKELKARQETLERNRTKIETEIAGKGIELLDVALIQERARDLRKLLVESDLTERKAFLRSFVKRLETDGKSVTVRYKLPLVQGPSGWDDVSVLPIDNLGGAE; from the coding sequence ATGGATAGTGAAACAAGAAAGACAGCGCTTTATGCCCGGGTTTCGTCTGACAAGCAGGATACTGACCTGTCGATTTCCGCTCAGCTAAGGGCGATCAGGGAGTATGCCGTGAAAAACGGCTACTCGATAGTCAGGGAGTTTATTGATGAAGCGGAAAGCGGGCGCACGGCATCAAGACCCGCATTCAAGGAGATGATCGCCCTGGCGCGAACCAAGAATCCCCCTTTCAGCGCCATCCTGGTATGGAAACTCAACCGCTTTGCTCGGAGCCGCGCCGATTCCGTCACTTATAAAACCCTGCTCAGGAACAAGGGAATCGAGGTCATCTCCATCAATGAGCCGATGGACGACAGCCCCTCCGGCCGGCTGCTGGAAGGGGTAATCGAGTCAATCGATGAGTTCTACAGCGCCAACCTCGGCCAGGACATCAAGAGGGGTATGCGCGAAAACGCTTCCCGTGGCTTCTATAACGGAAGCAGACCGCCATACGGATACCATCGAGTAACGGTAAAAGACGGCGATAGAATGAGAAATAAGCTGGAGCCTGACCCGGAGGACTCGGTTACCTTACAGACAGTCAAAAGAATCTTTGATATGGCATCGCGGGATATCGGCTGTAAAGAGATCGCCAAGACTCTGAACCATGAGGGCCTGCGTACCACTGCCGGCCAGCGGTGGGGGCGGACTACAATCTACAAGATCCTGTCCAATGAAGCCTATACAGGTACCTTGGTGTGGGGAGGAAGACAGGGCTATCCCGCGGTGCGCAGCGGCGAACCACCGGTAAGAGTAGCCAATGCCTGGCCGGCGATTATTGACGTGCAGACTTTCAAGTTTGTCCAGAGTAAAATGGCCTCCAAGCGGCCCCAGGTTACTCATCCGAGAACCGTACCCAGTTTCTACCTTCTCAGTGGAATGATGTTCTGCCGTTGCGGCGCCGCTATGACCGGCCACAGCGCTAAATCCAAGAGACACTTCTATTATCTATGCTCCAGAGGATTTAAGCAGGGTAAAGAAGCCTGCGACGCCAGGATGCTTCCCAAAGAGAAGCTGGAACGGCAGGTCATAGAAGAGCTGCGCTCTCGAGTTCTGAGCGACGAGCACATGGAAGAGCTGGTAATGATTACAAATGAGGAAATGAGGTCTGCGGCGAGTGGATTCAAGGAAAGCCTTGACGTCATTGATGCTGAACTCAGGGATGTGAGAGCAAGACTTGCTCGTCTCTATGACGCCCTGGAAACGGGGAAGATTGACCTCGACGATGTATCATCAAGAATTAAGGAACTGAAGGCTCGGCAGGAGACACTGGAGAGGAATAGGACAAAGATAGAGACGGAAATCGCAGGTAAGGGGATTGAACTGTTGGATGTTGCGCTTATTCAGGAACGCGCCCGGGATCTGCGCAAACTGCTGGTAGAGTCTGACCTGACGGAAAGGAAAGCGTTTTTGCGTTCGTTCGTAAAGCGATTGGAAACTGATGGTAAATCTGTCACGGTGCGCTACAAGCTGCCCCTGGTGCAGGGTCCGAGCGGTTGGGATGATGTATCAGTTCTACCTATTGATAACCTTGGTGGAGCTGAGG
- a CDS encoding helix-turn-helix domain-containing protein yields the protein MEEVFGSYLKRLRNEHGLSLRDVEAKAGISSSYLAQIEHGRRRPPGLDILKRLAPVYDVPVRDLIKAAGYLDEAESGLSEEEEVELAFRYVMSDRRYKSGARVKGELTTDVKRFIVEMYEKATKKKLLPGG from the coding sequence ATGGAAGAAGTTTTTGGCAGCTACCTGAAAAGGCTGAGGAATGAGCATGGTCTCTCGCTCAGGGACGTTGAGGCAAAGGCCGGGATTTCAAGTTCCTACCTGGCTCAGATCGAGCACGGCCGGCGACGGCCGCCCGGGCTGGACATTCTGAAGCGGCTTGCCCCTGTCTACGACGTGCCGGTGAGAGACCTGATAAAGGCCGCGGGCTACCTTGATGAAGCCGAAAGCGGCCTCAGTGAGGAAGAGGAGGTGGAGCTGGCCTTCCGCTACGTCATGAGCGACCGGCGGTACAAGTCAGGCGCCCGCGTCAAGGGTGAGCTTACTACCGATGTGAAGCGCTTTATCGTGGAAATGTACGAGAAGGCGACGAAGAAAAAACTTTTACCGGGAGGATAA